The following are from one region of the Halalkalicoccus tibetensis genome:
- a CDS encoding type II toxin-antitoxin system VapC family toxin translates to MVEDIDVLPLDLPAARRAWEIQRGLMDNGERMGAVDVLIAGTAAVHGQTVLTRNTGEFSRVSEIAVEDY, encoded by the coding sequence GTGGTTGAAGATATTGACGTCCTGCCGCTCGACCTTCCGGCCGCTCGCCGCGCCTGGGAGATACAACGCGGGCTCATGGACAATGGCGAGCGTATGGGGGCTGTCGACGTCCTGATCGCCGGCACCGCCGCTGTGCATGGTCAAACTGTTTTGACGCGAAACACTGGCGAGTTCTCTCGTGTCAGCGAGATTGCTGTCGAAGATTACTGA